The Treponema medium genome has a window encoding:
- a CDS encoding tetratricopeptide repeat protein, protein MKRFIVAIFVLLCAVGVFAHKSPYDGASSDTQILLKKADELIQQEQYESAFGTLSDDSNEFILAKKIEIAINYFAQSIMHQMFAFKNLKKGETLYDVRTGTGSYSMVMFDPVKAVEEYEKKNGEKPILNYALGLYYDDVLLRYGYQWLLSEKELTQKTIDRLQKAINQDCCDAYSLSVLALAYYKNGDLTNAEKIYNKKIESGFEPSVNDFFNLGTIYLQKKNFALALHYAEKSIEGYKNDPEYQSDAYIVCIDSCLGLHDYKKAGSFLKTAQKHFPKDYRIIQKTIALYAMQKNKPEALKAAKNLFAFAPENPAVSQMIIKEYFNAGTEKWLPDFFDDCLKTYSKQSKARQNLLYHYAYTLYELNDKEKASKMAKDAKAEFIKNGELTAEIEKALDSFGK, encoded by the coding sequence ATGAAAAGATTTATTGTGGCGATTTTTGTGTTGTTGTGCGCTGTAGGCGTTTTTGCGCACAAAAGTCCGTATGACGGAGCCTCGTCGGATACTCAAATCTTACTCAAAAAAGCGGATGAGCTTATTCAACAGGAGCAATATGAATCGGCGTTCGGCACCCTCAGTGACGACAGCAACGAATTCATACTTGCAAAAAAAATAGAAATTGCAATCAATTATTTTGCTCAAAGTATAATGCACCAAATGTTCGCATTTAAAAATCTTAAAAAAGGGGAAACGCTCTACGATGTACGAACGGGAACGGGATCGTATTCGATGGTGATGTTCGACCCGGTTAAAGCTGTCGAAGAATATGAAAAGAAAAACGGTGAAAAGCCCATTTTGAATTACGCACTCGGCTTGTATTACGACGATGTTCTTTTACGCTATGGATATCAATGGCTTTTGAGCGAAAAAGAACTTACGCAAAAGACAATCGATCGCCTGCAAAAGGCCATAAATCAGGATTGCTGTGATGCGTACTCGTTAAGCGTACTTGCACTTGCGTATTATAAGAACGGTGATTTAACAAATGCCGAAAAAATATATAACAAGAAAATCGAATCGGGTTTTGAACCTTCTGTAAATGATTTTTTTAACCTTGGTACGATATATTTACAAAAAAAGAATTTCGCTTTGGCACTGCACTATGCGGAAAAAAGTATTGAAGGATATAAAAACGATCCTGAATATCAGTCGGACGCATACATTGTTTGCATTGACAGCTGTCTTGGACTACACGATTATAAAAAGGCAGGGAGCTTTCTTAAAACAGCTCAAAAACATTTCCCGAAAGATTACAGAATCATACAAAAAACAATCGCTTTGTATGCAATGCAAAAGAATAAACCAGAAGCTTTAAAAGCTGCCAAAAACCTGTTTGCTTTTGCACCTGAAAATCCCGCCGTCTCACAAATGATTATAAAAGAATATTTTAATGCAGGTACGGAAAAATGGCTGCCGGATTTTTTTGACGATTGTTTAAAAACATATTCTAAACAGAGCAAAGCGCGGCAAAATCTATTGTATCATTACGCATATACGTTGTACGAGCTCAACGATAAAGAAAAAGCATCTAAAATGGCAAAAGATGCAAAAGCGGAATTTATAAAAAATGGAGAACTTACTGCGGAAATTGAAAAAGCCTTAGATTCGTTCGGAAAATAA